A genome region from Cucurbita pepo subsp. pepo cultivar mu-cu-16 chromosome LG02, ASM280686v2, whole genome shotgun sequence includes the following:
- the LOC111789201 gene encoding uncharacterized protein LOC111789201 isoform X2, which translates to MNRFERAISQNVSQNGGALPRFELPTNPQDLQTPKSLSIVLRNAQHLLSEYAIYSLPRIAERFEQDGSSTDPMVRGQIQEELVQVGLRMQQFGALLLDLGSSILTLHLEQSTIDHKDLAQRITSTNSPMDVFRAVVESSAQVSGCNNEDIADELCSHDTLAEEYLGILSNDIKRRLQGN; encoded by the exons ATGAACCGTTTCGAGCGAGCAATCTCTCAAAATGTTTCTCAAAATGGTG GAGCTCTACCAAGGTTCGAACTCCCCACCAATCCCCAAGATCTGCAGACTCCTAAATCTTTGAGTATTGTTTTGCGAAATGCACAACACCTCCTAAGTGAATATGCAATATATTCACTTCCG CGCATCGCTGAGCGTTTCGAGCAAGACGGTTCCTCGACTGATCCAATGGTGAGGGGTCAAATACAGGAAGAGTTAGTGCAAGTAGGACTTAGGATGCAACAGTTCGGCGCGCTTCTTCTCGATCTCGGCAGTTCAATCTTGACGCTCCATTTGGAACAATCCACG ATTGACCATAAAGATCTCGCTCAAAGGATTACATCTACCAATTCTCCTATGGATGTGTTTCGCGCTGTGGTTGAGAGTTCGGCTCAGGTTTCTGGCTGCAACAATGAAGATATTGCAGATGAGTTGTGCAGCCATGACACGCTTGCTGAG GAATATTTAGGGATATTATCAAATGATATCAAACGACGTTTGCAAGGCAATTGA
- the LOC111789201 gene encoding uncharacterized protein LOC111789201 isoform X1, producing the protein MNRFERAISQNVSQNGGGALPRFELPTNPQDLQTPKSLSIVLRNAQHLLSEYAIYSLPRIAERFEQDGSSTDPMVRGQIQEELVQVGLRMQQFGALLLDLGSSILTLHLEQSTIDHKDLAQRITSTNSPMDVFRAVVESSAQVSGCNNEDIADELCSHDTLAEEYLGILSNDIKRRLQGN; encoded by the exons ATGAACCGTTTCGAGCGAGCAATCTCTCAAAATGTTTCTCAAAATGGTGGTG GAGCTCTACCAAGGTTCGAACTCCCCACCAATCCCCAAGATCTGCAGACTCCTAAATCTTTGAGTATTGTTTTGCGAAATGCACAACACCTCCTAAGTGAATATGCAATATATTCACTTCCG CGCATCGCTGAGCGTTTCGAGCAAGACGGTTCCTCGACTGATCCAATGGTGAGGGGTCAAATACAGGAAGAGTTAGTGCAAGTAGGACTTAGGATGCAACAGTTCGGCGCGCTTCTTCTCGATCTCGGCAGTTCAATCTTGACGCTCCATTTGGAACAATCCACG ATTGACCATAAAGATCTCGCTCAAAGGATTACATCTACCAATTCTCCTATGGATGTGTTTCGCGCTGTGGTTGAGAGTTCGGCTCAGGTTTCTGGCTGCAACAATGAAGATATTGCAGATGAGTTGTGCAGCCATGACACGCTTGCTGAG GAATATTTAGGGATATTATCAAATGATATCAAACGACGTTTGCAAGGCAATTGA
- the LOC111789201 gene encoding uncharacterized protein LOC111789201 isoform X3 yields MNRFERAISQNVSQNGALPRFELPTNPQDLQTPKSLSIVLRNAQHLLSEYAIYSLPRIAERFEQDGSSTDPMVRGQIQEELVQVGLRMQQFGALLLDLGSSILTLHLEQSTIDHKDLAQRITSTNSPMDVFRAVVESSAQVSGCNNEDIADELCSHDTLAEEYLGILSNDIKRRLQGN; encoded by the exons ATGAACCGTTTCGAGCGAGCAATCTCTCAAAATGTTTCTCAAAATG GAGCTCTACCAAGGTTCGAACTCCCCACCAATCCCCAAGATCTGCAGACTCCTAAATCTTTGAGTATTGTTTTGCGAAATGCACAACACCTCCTAAGTGAATATGCAATATATTCACTTCCG CGCATCGCTGAGCGTTTCGAGCAAGACGGTTCCTCGACTGATCCAATGGTGAGGGGTCAAATACAGGAAGAGTTAGTGCAAGTAGGACTTAGGATGCAACAGTTCGGCGCGCTTCTTCTCGATCTCGGCAGTTCAATCTTGACGCTCCATTTGGAACAATCCACG ATTGACCATAAAGATCTCGCTCAAAGGATTACATCTACCAATTCTCCTATGGATGTGTTTCGCGCTGTGGTTGAGAGTTCGGCTCAGGTTTCTGGCTGCAACAATGAAGATATTGCAGATGAGTTGTGCAGCCATGACACGCTTGCTGAG GAATATTTAGGGATATTATCAAATGATATCAAACGACGTTTGCAAGGCAATTGA
- the LOC111788856 gene encoding L-ascorbate oxidase homolog produces the protein MLLLTSPAFALSAFLCFFAAVSAEDPYRFFTWNVSYGDIYPLGLRQQGILINGQFPGPDIYCVTNDNLIINVFNSLDEPFLISWNGVQQRKNSYEDGVYGTTCPIPPGKNFTYILQVKDQIGSFYYFPSLAFHKAAGGFGAIRILSRPFIPVPFPDPAGDHSLLIGDWYSSNHTTLKACLDLGKKLPFPDGILINGRANYTSFSVEQGKTYRLRISNVGLQHSLNFRIQGHQMKLVEVEGTHTLQTTYSSLDIHVGQSYSVLVTADQPAQDYYIVVSSRFTNPVLTTTGILRYSNSTGPVKGPLPGAPTTEVGWSLNQARSIRTNLTASGPRPNPQGSYHYGLVNTSRTIILETSAGIINSKQRYAVNRVSFIPADTPLKLADFFKIGGVLRVGSISDRPTGGGMYLDTSVMGADYRAFVEIVFQNNENIVQSWHIDGYSFFVVGMDGGQWSESSRGQYNLRDAIARCTIQVYPLSWTAIYMSLDNVGMWNIRSEFWARQYLGQQFYLRVYTPSTSFRDEYPIPKNALLCGRASGRHTRPL, from the exons ATGCTGCTTCTAACTTCACCGGCCTTCGCCCTCTCTGCATTCCTCTGCTTCTTCGCCGCCGTCTCTGCAGAAGATCCTTACCGTTTCTTCACCTGGAATGTCTCCTACGGCGACATTTACCCTCTCGGCCTCCGCCAGCAg GGCATACTGATCAATGGTCAATTCCCCGGCCCTGATATCTACTGCGTCACTAACGACAACCTTATTATCAATGTCTTCAACAGCTTAGATGAACCCTTCCTCATTTCCTG GAACGGAGTTCAACAGAGAAAGAACTCATACGAAGACGGTGTTTATGGAACAACCTGCCCCATCCCTCCCGGAAAGAACTTCACCTACATCCTCCAAGTCAAGGATCAGATTGGAAGCTTTTACTATTTCCCCTCTCTCGCCTTCCACAAGGCCGCCGGTGGTTTCGGCGCCATCAGAATCCTCAGCCGCCCCTTCATCCCCGTCCCCTTCCCTGATCCCGCCGGTGACCACTCCCTTCTCATCGGAGACTGGTACAGCTCCAATCACACG ACCTTGAAGGCTTGTTTGGATCTTGGTAAAAAGCTTCCATTTCCTGATGGAATCCTCATCAATGGCCGTGCCAATTACACCTCCTTCAGCGTTGAACAAG GAAAAACTTACAGGTTGAGAATTTCAAATGTGGGGCTGCAGCATTCCCTCAACTTCCGAATTCAAGGACATCAAATGAAGCTTGTTGAAGTGGAGGGAACACATACCCTTCAAACCACGTATTCCTCGCTCGACATTCATGTCGGTCAGTCTTACTCCGTGCTTGTCACAGCCGACCAGCCAGCTCAAGACTACTACATTGTCGTCTCTTCTCGCTTCACCAACCCAGTGCTCACCACCACCGGCATTCTTCGTTACAGTAACTCTACTGGCCCTGTCAAAGGCCCTCTTCCTGGAGCTCCAACCACAGAAGTCGGCTGGTCTCTCAACCAAGCTCGCTCCATTAG GACCAACCTTACAGCCAGTGGACCAAGGCCAAACCCACAAGGATCATATCACTATGGTCTGGTAAACACAAGCAGAACCATCATACTTGAAACTTCTGCTGGCATAATCAACAGCAAACAAAGATATGCGGTTAACAGAGTCTCCTTCATCCCGGCTGACACTCCCCTGAAACTTGCCGACTTCTTCAAAATAGGAGGGGTTCTTCGCGTCGGAAGTATCTCCGATCGCCCTACCGGTGGAGGAATGTACCTCGACACATCCGTGATGGGTGCAGACTACAGAGCGTTTGTTGAAATTGTGTTCCAAAACAATGAGAACATTGTCCAAAGTTGGCATATTGATGGCTACTCTTTCTTTGTGGTCGG TATGGATGGAGGGCAATGGAGTGAGTCTAGCAGAGGGCAGTACAATCTGCGGGATGCAATAGCTCGTTGTACGATTCAG GTATACCCTTTGTCATGGACTGCAATTTACATGTCCCTGGACAACGTAGGGATGTGGAACATAAGGTCGGAGTTTTGGGCTAGACAGTATCTCGGACAGCAATTCTACCTCCGCGTGTATACACCATCGACGTCGTTTAGGGACGAGTACCCCATTCCAAAGAATGCTCTTCTGTGTGGTAGGGCAAGTGGTAGGCACACCAGGCCACTCTAA